AGCCATTCCGCTTGAACTCAACATTCAGAACGGGAAATTTGATCTACTCGTCCCATTTTTCAGTGTCGCAACGAAGGGTGCATTTACACAAATAACTGTGAAAGACGCGAACGGACAGATTGTTAACCCGAAGCACCCGATTACGCAAGAAAACCCACAAAAATATGTGTCGAGGGACGGAAAAACGGTTCGGTGTATCCAAGGCTTTGAACTCAAAGCATCCGAAAATCAAGAATTAAAATTGAAAGATATTCAGAGATACTACCTGTTACAGCCAGGAACTTATACCGTAACGCTTTCAATCGAACTCGAAGTTTACACAGAATCTATAACCGAAGAACACCCCGAAATCCGAGAATTAAAACAAGATATGGCGCGCATCCAAAACGATCCGAACCTTCAAGGTGCTGCGAAGCAGGATGCCCTCAGTTACTACCAAGAACAGATTAAGTTTATTCAAGAACGGCATAAGGACGCGGTGAAAGATATTTACCTACCCGTCAAAGCAATGCGTGGAAAGGCACCGCTTACATCAAACAGTATCACTGTGACAGTGGAACCGGAAACAGAGCCACCTGCCGGGCAAATACAGCATAAAGCACCAT
The DNA window shown above is from Candidatus Poribacteria bacterium and carries:
- a CDS encoding TonB family protein gives rise to the protein MIFSDIGNLKITPKLVTLFLLLSVVTVIGCIGSLQTTTTQPETDEATSAAETETPTALAELQLSTPKTNYAAKEAIPLELNIQNGKFDLLVPFFSVATKGAFTQITVKDANGQIVNPKHPITQENPQKYVSRDGKTVRCIQGFELKASENQELKLKDIQRYYLLQPGTYTVTLSIELEVYTESITEEHPEIRELKQDMARIQNDPNLQGAAKQDALSYYQEQIKFIQERHKDAVKDIYLPVKAMRGKAPLTSNSITVTVEPETEPPAGQIQHKAPSQINTSDITPPKKPLGLADIIARRASQWVAPKYKTKVNPQYPKSAKDAKKDGTVVLQLTINEKGIPEDIVALTNLGSGLEAAAIEALKKSTFYPATKDGKPISKQVQIPFEFAIVDDNAP